From the genome of Pseudomonas sp. Teo4, one region includes:
- the nfuA gene encoding Fe-S biogenesis protein NfuA encodes MSAITITDAAHDYLADLLSKQNTPGIGIRIFITQPGTQYAETCIAYCKPGEEKPDDEPVGLKSFTAYLDAVSVPFLEDALVDYATDRMGGQLTIKAPNAKVPMVNEDSPINERINYYLQTEINPGLASHGGQVSLVDVVDDGIAVLQFGGGCQGCGQADVTLKEGIERTLLERIPELKGVRDVTDHTQKENAYY; translated from the coding sequence ATGAGCGCTATAACCATTACCGACGCCGCCCATGATTACCTGGCCGATCTGCTGTCCAAGCAGAACACGCCTGGCATCGGCATCCGCATTTTCATTACCCAGCCGGGCACCCAGTACGCCGAAACCTGCATCGCCTATTGCAAGCCGGGCGAAGAAAAGCCTGATGACGAGCCGGTAGGGCTAAAGAGTTTCACCGCTTACCTCGATGCGGTCAGCGTGCCGTTTCTTGAGGACGCGCTGGTTGACTACGCCACCGATCGCATGGGCGGCCAGTTGACCATCAAGGCACCGAACGCCAAGGTGCCGATGGTCAACGAAGACAGCCCGATCAACGAGCGCATCAACTACTACCTGCAGACCGAGATCAACCCGGGTCTGGCCAGCCACGGCGGCCAGGTCAGCCTGGTGGATGTAGTCGACGACGGCATCGCCGTGCTGCAGTTCGGCGGCGGTTGCCAGGGCTGCGGCCAGGCTGACGTCACCTTGAAGGAAGGCATCGAGCGCACCCTGCTCGAGCGAATTCCCGAGCTCAAGGGCGTGCGCGACGTGACCGACCATACCCAGAAAGAAAACGCGTACTACTGA
- a CDS encoding SCO family protein translates to MNDLFTRRAVVAGMGVLGLGLLAGCNPARGLEFKYGKNMSNEILGRKFRLKDTRGNDVTLSSFYGSMPMIFFGFTQCPAVCPTTLARAAQIKNLLRGRDREIFQVVFITLDPERDTPEVLDAYVKAFDPSFTALTGTPEEIAEVAKEFKVFYEKVPAGDTYTISHSSTSYVYDTRGTLRLSLGHSLNAKECAEDLATLMEIC, encoded by the coding sequence ATGAATGATCTGTTTACCCGGCGCGCAGTTGTCGCCGGGATGGGCGTTCTCGGGCTCGGCCTGCTGGCAGGCTGCAACCCGGCCCGGGGGCTCGAGTTCAAGTACGGCAAGAACATGAGCAACGAAATCCTCGGGCGCAAGTTCCGCCTCAAGGATACCCGTGGCAACGACGTCACCCTGTCGAGCTTCTACGGCAGCATGCCGATGATCTTCTTCGGTTTCACCCAGTGCCCGGCGGTCTGCCCGACCACCTTGGCGCGTGCGGCGCAAATCAAGAACCTGCTCAGGGGGCGCGACCGCGAAATTTTCCAGGTGGTGTTCATCACGCTGGATCCGGAGCGAGACACCCCTGAAGTGCTAGATGCCTACGTCAAGGCCTTCGACCCGTCGTTCACCGCGCTGACCGGCACCCCGGAAGAAATCGCCGAGGTGGCCAAGGAGTTCAAGGTGTTCTACGAGAAAGTCCCGGCCGGTGACACCTACACCATCTCTCACTCGTCCACCAGCTACGTCTACGATACACGTGGCACCCTGCGCCTGAGCCTGGGCCATTCCCTGAACGCCAAGGAATGTGCTGAAGACCTGGCCACCCTGATGGAGATTTGCTGA
- a CDS encoding copper chaperone PCu(A)C: MSMQPIKRGLAALVLMGLALPALAQTTVSDAWVRASVPHQQSTGAFMTLTASSDSKLVGVASPVAKTVQVHEMTMNGDVMGMKEVKSVELPAGKAVSLDPNGYHVMLMGLSQQVKEGEKVPLTLTIEGAKGEKETLQVQAEVRALNAEAGAGHDHMHMNH; this comes from the coding sequence ATGTCGATGCAACCGATCAAACGCGGTTTGGCTGCCCTGGTGCTGATGGGCCTGGCCCTGCCAGCCCTGGCTCAGACCACTGTGAGCGATGCCTGGGTGCGGGCCAGCGTGCCGCACCAGCAGTCCACCGGTGCCTTCATGACCTTGACCGCCAGCAGCGACAGCAAGCTGGTTGGCGTGGCGTCGCCTGTGGCCAAGACCGTGCAGGTGCACGAGATGACCATGAACGGCGATGTCATGGGCATGAAGGAAGTGAAGTCGGTCGAGCTGCCCGCAGGCAAGGCGGTAAGCCTGGACCCGAATGGTTACCACGTGATGCTGATGGGCTTGAGCCAACAGGTGAAGGAAGGCGAGAAAGTGCCACTGACCCTGACCATCGAGGGTGCCAAGGGCGAAAAGGAAACCCTGCAGGTGCAGGCTGAGGTGCGTGCTCTGAATGCCGAGGCTGGCGCTGGGCACGACCATATGCATATGAACCACTGA
- a CDS encoding AraC family transcriptional regulator, with protein sequence MSTPLREQTHLWQAPALGDVEMLHARYFQQRFAPHVHEGYVFTVIESGAQRFWHRGSEHLAPVGSMVLINPDELHTGATAHEAGWRYRGFYPDHERVTGVLDELELGRHGMPHFKDSVIQDPALALAFSQLHQLSESGASALEQQTAWRQAVLALVQRHGQCAEPTEPGREPLAVARARELLESQLADPPSLEELAAAVNLSPFHFARVFRQATGLPPHAWLKQRRLARAREFLKSGLAASDVAFALGFADQSHLSRQFKQAYGVTPGAYRSACQHS encoded by the coding sequence ATGAGCACGCCCCTGCGCGAACAGACCCACCTCTGGCAAGCACCGGCCCTGGGCGATGTGGAAATGCTGCACGCGCGGTATTTCCAGCAGCGCTTCGCCCCGCACGTGCATGAAGGTTACGTGTTCACCGTGATCGAGTCAGGGGCCCAACGCTTCTGGCACCGGGGCAGCGAGCACCTGGCGCCGGTGGGCAGCATGGTGCTGATCAACCCCGATGAACTGCACACCGGTGCCACCGCCCACGAAGCCGGCTGGCGCTATCGCGGCTTTTATCCAGACCACGAGCGGGTTACCGGCGTGCTCGACGAGCTGGAACTGGGCCGCCATGGCATGCCGCACTTCAAGGACAGCGTGATTCAGGACCCGGCCCTGGCCTTGGCCTTCAGCCAACTGCACCAGTTGTCCGAGTCCGGTGCCAGCGCCCTGGAACAGCAGACCGCCTGGCGGCAGGCAGTGCTGGCATTGGTGCAGCGCCACGGGCAGTGTGCAGAGCCTACGGAACCCGGCAGAGAGCCACTAGCGGTGGCCCGTGCCCGTGAACTGCTGGAAAGCCAGCTGGCAGACCCGCCGTCGCTCGAAGAACTGGCTGCTGCCGTCAACCTGTCGCCGTTCCACTTCGCCAGGGTGTTCCGCCAGGCCACCGGCTTGCCGCCCCATGCCTGGCTCAAGCAACGCCGCCTGGCACGTGCGAGGGAGTTTCTGAAAAGCGGCCTGGCGGCCTCGGACGTGGCGTTTGCCTTGGGCTTTGCCGACCAGAGCCATTTGAGTCGGCAGTTCAAGCAGGCATACGGGGTAACGCCCGGCGCCTATCGCAGCGCCTGCCAGCACAGCTGA
- a CDS encoding AzlD domain-containing protein, with protein MIWLLIFTMGAVVFLNRYAFLEPRLPLRLSSNARQFLGFAVPGMLTAICGPIIFLPGHQLDLSPLNPYLLGSLVAIALVLWTRSVLLSMLVSMLIFFLLRSWLA; from the coding sequence ATGATCTGGCTGCTGATATTCACCATGGGCGCGGTGGTGTTCCTCAACCGCTACGCCTTCCTCGAACCTCGCCTGCCCCTGCGCCTGAGCTCCAATGCCCGGCAGTTCCTGGGCTTCGCCGTGCCTGGCATGCTCACGGCCATCTGCGGACCAATCATCTTCCTGCCCGGCCACCAGCTGGACCTGAGCCCGCTCAACCCCTACCTGCTCGGCTCGCTGGTGGCCATTGCACTGGTGCTCTGGACGCGCAGCGTATTGTTGAGCATGCTGGTGAGCATGTTGATCTTCTTCCTACTACGCAGCTGGCTGGCATGA
- a CDS encoding AzlC family ABC transporter permease encodes MPSSLPIARQAFLHGAIAILPLSLAVAPWGLLAGSMAIEANLSAWEGQGLSAIVFAGAAQLVAIGMLKGGANLASILLTTLLLTSQHLLYGLSMRPVLSSQPLRWRLGLGFLLTDEFFALTSHYDQQQFNRWYALGVGLTFYVAWNLFTLAGIILGQNIPHLDQLGLDFSIVATFVALIAPLVRNLATAVCVAVSLFCSVLFSYWHWETALVAAGLLGMTAGFVCQKFFGGRA; translated from the coding sequence ATGCCCAGCAGCCTTCCCATTGCCCGCCAAGCCTTTCTCCATGGCGCCATCGCCATTCTGCCGCTGTCCCTGGCCGTGGCCCCATGGGGCCTGCTGGCAGGCTCGATGGCCATCGAAGCCAACCTCAGCGCCTGGGAAGGCCAGGGACTGTCGGCCATCGTCTTCGCTGGCGCTGCGCAACTGGTAGCCATCGGTATGCTCAAGGGCGGTGCCAACCTGGCGTCGATCCTGCTGACTACCTTGCTGCTGACCTCGCAGCACTTGCTCTACGGCCTGTCCATGCGTCCGGTACTGTCGAGCCAGCCGCTGCGCTGGCGGCTGGGCCTGGGCTTCCTGCTCACCGATGAATTCTTCGCCCTGACCAGCCATTACGACCAGCAGCAGTTCAACCGCTGGTACGCGCTTGGCGTCGGCCTGACCTTCTATGTGGCGTGGAACCTGTTCACCCTGGCCGGGATCATCCTTGGCCAGAACATTCCGCACCTGGACCAACTGGGCCTGGATTTCTCCATCGTCGCCACCTTCGTCGCCCTGATCGCGCCACTGGTGCGCAACCTGGCAACGGCCGTATGCGTGGCGGTATCGCTGTTCTGCTCGGTGCTGTTCAGCTACTGGCACTGGGAAACCGCCCTGGTGGCTGCCGGCCTGCTGGGTATGACAGCGGGCTTCGTGTGTCAAAAGTTTTTCGGAGGCCGCGCATGA
- a CDS encoding sel1 repeat family protein — MSRVSVLPPLLIALAPLAAQALDVRIDPHADLLYRQALPLLEQADTQEDSASPLRAAMGSDPELTRQGEAMARTLPTAVALLKKSVELGHPVAQYRLALYYMTYLPAAQIPDAACPLLQASLKQGFAPPASAIASLCTPYNTSPTYRQELEAIPSMATLYAPYYPQPALRLACNRSQPQGLQMQWGRQRDYQAEVYRLLSDLDPQQRQTLLQKAIEINGCATAQQRLASHR, encoded by the coding sequence GTGAGTCGCGTCAGTGTCCTGCCCCCACTGCTGATTGCCCTGGCACCGCTGGCCGCGCAAGCGCTCGATGTTCGCATCGATCCCCATGCCGACCTGCTTTATCGCCAGGCCCTGCCGCTGCTTGAACAGGCAGATACCCAGGAAGACTCGGCCAGCCCCCTGCGCGCGGCCATGGGTAGCGACCCTGAGTTGACCCGCCAGGGCGAGGCAATGGCCCGTACGCTGCCGACGGCCGTGGCGCTGCTGAAGAAATCCGTGGAACTGGGGCACCCGGTGGCGCAGTACCGCCTGGCCCTGTACTACATGACCTACCTGCCGGCTGCGCAGATTCCAGATGCCGCCTGCCCGTTGCTGCAGGCCAGTCTCAAGCAAGGATTCGCCCCGCCCGCCTCCGCGATCGCGAGTTTGTGCACGCCCTACAACACCAGCCCCACCTACCGCCAGGAGCTGGAGGCCATTCCCAGCATGGCCACCTTGTATGCCCCCTACTACCCGCAACCGGCCCTGCGCCTGGCCTGCAACCGCAGCCAACCCCAGGGCCTGCAGATGCAATGGGGGCGTCAGCGCGACTACCAGGCCGAAGTCTACCGGCTGCTGAGCGACCTGGACCCGCAGCAACGTCAGACGCTGTTGCAAAAGGCCATTGAAATCAACGGCTGCGCCACGGCGCAACAACGCCTGGCCAGCCATCGTTGA